The following coding sequences are from one Clostridioides difficile ATCC 9689 = DSM 1296 window:
- a CDS encoding PTS sugar transporter subunit IIB, with product MYKILIACRAGVGSSLMLKIKTQQIIKENNFPIEVEHGSLDSLNGFNGDAVETLIDVAEELKNKNLKFDIIGIHNIVDRNEIKTALEKFLASKEG from the coding sequence ATGTATAAAATTTTAATCGCATGTAGAGCAGGAGTTGGCTCAAGTTTAATGTTAAAAATAAAGACTCAACAAATTATTAAGGAAAATAACTTTCCAATTGAAGTAGAGCATGGTTCATTGGATTCACTAAATGGATTCAATGGAGATGCTGTAGAAACATTAATTGATGTTGCTGAAGAATTAAAAAATAAAAATTTGAAGTTTGATATAATTGGGATTCACAATATTGTTGACCGTAATGAAATAAAGACAGCACTAGAAAAATTCCTTGCTTCAAAAGAGGGATAA
- a CDS encoding BglG family transcription antiterminator, giving the protein MVVDKEIVSILQILLNSTLITTNGLQEESNSSKRQITYRINKINDMLKVKNVPLICLRADKDIIVRKETKKAIKEILEKNYSKNTYYFSKTERLLYMYLMLFINMEDISINHFINSIKVSRSTVNLDFKDLIPKLEKKNIKVKNNRINGYYIVGNEMEIRRVLIKNIIETLSNEKSSRVFDIFIKEYNLDSFEEAKKIILKLIKKYEITFVEDRLIEFIYIFIFLKARMYSTRIVTQENVDIPNISVMSSMKEYKFAKELLEVYGSEDKIKPHNIMYISAWILGISVGNYEEDTEDKDVISKIVNKMMTKFGYLSGVYYISQEKIFKQLYSHFRPAYYRLLFKLPIYNPICEKVKEEYKLVYRIVSNAMKEFCGLFGEEIQEEELAYLTMHFATLFSNKKEFDGFRKRIALIVCSNGVGSSAILHAELTNLFPDLHFIPMSESVGLENISEPVDIVFTTNYNAEGLKTDVPVIKVSPVMTTKEKYKITREVYIQLGDIFLRQPKIDEVMDIIKKYANVTSESILSSELLAYFTQIENFTSKEGEGPMLSEITNETLVKIKVKAKNWEEAIRQSASVLVENNKVTEGYVDAMINSAKASGPYIVITKHVALPHARPEAGSKEIAIGIATLDSPIEFGNNENDPVKYVFCLSAIDNNSHLRAMSELVELLEEDEFFKVLDSAKEAKEIIDFIKTHEL; this is encoded by the coding sequence ATGGTAGTGGACAAAGAAATTGTATCAATTCTCCAGATTTTATTAAATAGCACATTGATTACAACTAATGGATTACAAGAGGAGTCTAATTCATCAAAGAGACAAATTACTTATAGAATAAATAAAATCAATGACATGCTTAAAGTAAAAAATGTACCACTTATATGTTTAAGAGCTGATAAAGATATTATCGTTAGAAAAGAAACAAAAAAAGCAATTAAAGAAATTTTAGAAAAAAACTATTCTAAGAATACTTATTATTTTAGTAAGACAGAAAGACTTTTATATATGTATTTAATGCTTTTTATTAACATGGAGGATATTTCAATTAATCATTTTATAAATTCTATAAAAGTAAGTAGGTCTACTGTAAATCTTGATTTCAAGGATTTGATACCAAAGCTTGAAAAGAAGAACATTAAAGTTAAGAACAATCGTATAAATGGATATTACATAGTTGGCAATGAGATGGAAATTAGGAGAGTGCTTATTAAAAATATTATAGAAACTTTGTCTAATGAGAAAAGTTCAAGGGTATTTGATATTTTTATTAAAGAATATAATTTAGATAGTTTTGAAGAGGCTAAAAAAATTATATTAAAGCTAATAAAAAAATATGAAATTACTTTTGTTGAAGATAGATTAATAGAATTTATATATATATTTATCTTTCTAAAGGCAAGGATGTATTCAACTAGAATAGTTACTCAGGAAAATGTAGATATTCCTAATATTTCAGTTATGAGTTCAATGAAGGAGTATAAATTTGCTAAGGAATTATTAGAAGTATATGGGAGTGAAGATAAAATAAAGCCTCACAATATAATGTATATTAGTGCTTGGATTTTAGGTATATCAGTAGGAAATTATGAAGAAGATACAGAAGATAAGGATGTAATTTCAAAAATTGTAAATAAAATGATGACAAAGTTTGGATATTTAAGTGGAGTTTACTATATAAGCCAAGAAAAAATATTTAAACAATTATATTCTCATTTTAGACCTGCCTACTATAGACTTTTATTTAAATTACCTATCTATAATCCGATTTGTGAAAAAGTAAAAGAAGAATATAAATTAGTTTATAGAATTGTAAGTAATGCAATGAAAGAGTTTTGCGGATTATTTGGAGAAGAAATTCAGGAAGAAGAGTTAGCATATCTTACAATGCACTTTGCAACACTTTTTTCAAATAAAAAAGAATTTGATGGTTTTAGAAAAAGAATAGCATTAATAGTTTGTTCAAATGGCGTTGGTAGTTCAGCTATTTTACATGCAGAACTTACAAACTTATTTCCTGACTTACACTTTATACCAATGTCGGAATCAGTTGGATTAGAAAATATAAGTGAACCTGTAGATATTGTATTTACTACTAATTATAACGCAGAGGGTTTAAAAACAGATGTACCAGTAATTAAAGTAAGCCCTGTTATGACCACAAAAGAAAAATATAAGATTACACGTGAAGTGTATATTCAATTAGGTGATATTTTTTTAAGACAACCTAAAATAGATGAGGTTATGGATATAATAAAAAAATATGCAAATGTAACCTCTGAAAGTATTCTTTCAAGTGAGCTATTAGCTTATTTTACACAGATAGAGAATTTTACATCTAAGGAAGGAGAGGGGCCTATGCTAAGTGAGATTACTAATGAAACACTAGTAAAAATAAAGGTAAAAGCTAAGAATTGGGAGGAAGCTATTAGACAGTCAGCTTCTGTATTAGTTGAAAATAACAAAGTAACTGAAGGGTATGTAGATGCTATGATTAACTCAGCAAAAGCATCTGGACCATACATAGTAATTACAAAACATGTTGCACTTCCACATGCTAGACCAGAAGCTGGGTCAAAAGAGATTGCAATAGGCATTGCTACTTTAGATAGTCCTATTGAGTTTGGGAATAACGAAAACGACCCTGTAAAATATGTATTTTGTCTAAGTGCAATAGACAATAATAGCCATTTACGTGCTATGTCTGAGCTAGTTGAACTATTGGAAGAAGATGAGTTTTTTAAGGTTTTAGATAGTGCTAAAGAAGCTAAAGAAATTATTGATTTTATAAAAACACACGAATTATAA
- a CDS encoding CPBP family intramembrane glutamic endopeptidase, translating to MRTEKSLKRPIASFIILTNIIFLPLFLLVVVTIMLKLPTVISDIALCISAWSSTFAFMILFKKIYPDKKFLVHVKDRFRNKLKFSTVSIIISIQVLIAVVVIFILASKNHGIMPNFTVSSWGAFIYLFLKNLFAGSLGEELGWRGFVQNHLQKRHSPLKASIIVGFWWGMWHLPIWFTTGFKGLDLIKYIIFFMIAIISISIIMTTFYNLNKTLIIPIVIHQLFNFLIGIINGDLIELINYYAMLYLIVAIVLVAINPGNALYKRFSKNTTQIL from the coding sequence ATGAGAACAGAGAAATCATTAAAAAGGCCTATAGCCAGTTTTATTATTCTAACAAATATAATTTTTTTACCACTTTTTTTATTGGTAGTAGTGACTATAATGTTAAAACTTCCAACAGTGATATCTGACATTGCGTTGTGTATATCAGCGTGGTCATCCACTTTTGCATTTATGATATTATTTAAAAAAATTTATCCAGATAAGAAATTTTTAGTACACGTAAAAGATAGATTTAGAAATAAACTTAAATTTTCAACAGTATCTATAATAATTAGTATACAAGTCCTAATAGCTGTAGTAGTTATATTTATATTAGCATCTAAAAATCATGGAATAATGCCTAACTTTACAGTTTCATCATGGGGAGCATTTATATATTTATTTTTAAAAAATTTATTTGCAGGATCATTAGGTGAGGAATTAGGTTGGAGAGGATTTGTTCAAAATCATCTTCAGAAAAGACATTCTCCTTTAAAAGCATCCATAATAGTAGGTTTTTGGTGGGGGATGTGGCATTTACCAATATGGTTTACAACAGGATTCAAAGGACTTGATTTAATAAAATATATTATATTTTTTATGATTGCAATTATATCAATCAGTATTATAATGACAACTTTTTATAATCTAAATAAAACTTTGATAATACCTATTGTAATACATCAACTATTTAATTTTTTAATAGGGATAATTAATGGAGATTTAATAGAGCTTATAAATTACTATGCAATGTTATATTTAATAGTTGCAATTGTATTGGTAGCTATAAATCCAGGAAATGCCTTATATAAAAGATTTTCTAAAAACACAACACAAATACTTTAA
- a CDS encoding MerR family transcriptional regulator — protein MYTIGQVSKFLGISRDTLKFYEDKGLVNPKKNDENGYRIYNQVDIYDIATINFYREIDIEIKKIQEIRKSKSINNLELLLEEKEQIILKEIEYKKLLLKKVQLVKEDCDKIKTYFGKYTIKEMKPLEVKGKIKHVTNYEEYEALKENTNNLKKAVTLTDLRRVINFNEEGIIEEKFIIVREVDDYNKIIEGEVLSHPNCIYTIIEDGRWSTGGENIDNKVEDRLREIAIENECELLGIVYVNILLTTYEEGIERIFLEIYAPIK, from the coding sequence ATGTATACAATTGGACAAGTATCTAAATTTTTAGGAATATCTAGAGATACACTAAAATTTTATGAGGACAAAGGATTAGTAAATCCTAAGAAAAATGATGAAAATGGATATAGAATATATAATCAGGTTGATATCTATGATATTGCAACAATAAACTTTTATAGAGAAATTGATATAGAAATTAAAAAGATTCAAGAAATAAGAAAAAGTAAGAGTATAAACAATTTAGAACTCTTACTAGAAGAGAAGGAACAAATCATACTAAAAGAGATAGAATATAAAAAGCTTCTCTTAAAAAAGGTTCAGTTAGTCAAAGAAGATTGTGACAAAATAAAAACATATTTTGGAAAATACACAATAAAAGAAATGAAGCCTTTGGAAGTAAAAGGTAAAATAAAACATGTTACTAACTATGAGGAATATGAAGCCCTAAAAGAGAATACAAACAACTTAAAAAAAGCAGTTACATTAACTGATTTAAGAAGAGTAATAAATTTTAATGAAGAAGGTATAATAGAAGAAAAATTTATAATTGTAAGGGAAGTAGATGACTACAACAAAATCATAGAAGGTGAAGTTCTATCTCATCCCAATTGTATTTATACTATTATTGAAGATGGCAGATGGTCAACTGGAGGAGAAAATATTGATAATAAAGTGGAAGACAGATTAAGAGAAATAGCAATAGAAAATGAATGTGAATTACTTGGAATAGTCTATGTTAATATATTGCTTACTACTTATGAAGAAGGGATTGAGCGTATATTTTTAGAGATTTATGCACCTATAAAATAA
- a CDS encoding DUF1097 domain-containing protein: protein MDRKKKEILTLSMGIALLPPLWAVLAPYIGIKTGAVALICAGLYVTNGNKQKDGLKIMFGFWCGDLWAVLAILIMGYMNFNQNLELFLTLSILGFFAVVIASLFEKIIFLPSWLCGWAIGLTVMTGENIINLQDICIQIAVAMAVGVWYVGAGVDLFTIYILSKDRKKGN from the coding sequence ATGGATAGAAAGAAAAAAGAAATATTAACACTGTCTATGGGGATTGCTTTACTACCTCCTTTATGGGCAGTATTAGCACCTTATATAGGAATAAAAACTGGAGCTGTAGCACTAATCTGTGCAGGATTATATGTAACTAATGGTAATAAACAAAAAGATGGATTAAAAATAATGTTTGGTTTTTGGTGTGGAGATTTATGGGCAGTGTTAGCCATTTTAATTATGGGATATATGAATTTCAATCAAAACCTAGAATTATTTTTAACACTTAGCATATTAGGTTTTTTTGCAGTTGTAATTGCATCCTTATTTGAAAAAATAATTTTCCTACCATCATGGCTTTGTGGTTGGGCTATAGGTCTAACTGTTATGACAGGTGAAAATATTATTAATTTACAAGATATTTGTATTCAAATTGCTGTAGCTATGGCAGTAGGAGTATGGTACGTGGGTGCAGGTGTAGATTTGTTTACAATATATATTTTGAGTAAAGATAGGAAAAAGGGAAATTGA
- a CDS encoding flavodoxin family protein translates to MKILGISFGTKNGNNDTMCKVALKGAKEAGAEVEFIQMSSINIKHCTGCCACVKTLLSGKGSMCVLKDDFEWLLDKMKDADGIVVSDPIFEEGASGLFHTIMDRFGPRADRGNNIIGTKVAEVIGGKIPDSRMLNDKVISFMGIGGSDWGTRVQCEHAMLALIPMWKVIDNAWFPWAKELVMDDTRLVQVHQIGLNIVEAAKDFEKASYQGEEGVCPHCHNRLFYLEPGTKKAICALCGIVGELDTISGKTIFSFPEEQLGHAHDTLPGKFIHGDDIKKMEGHYAEVRKTQEFKERKTSYNFIEPLTKEKQAGVSLG, encoded by the coding sequence ATGAAAATACTAGGTATTTCTTTTGGAACAAAAAATGGAAATAATGACACAATGTGTAAAGTTGCACTTAAAGGTGCCAAAGAAGCAGGGGCTGAAGTAGAATTTATTCAAATGTCATCTATTAACATTAAACATTGTACTGGATGTTGTGCGTGTGTTAAAACTTTATTATCTGGGAAAGGTAGTATGTGTGTATTAAAAGATGATTTTGAATGGTTGCTTGACAAAATGAAAGATGCAGATGGTATAGTAGTTTCAGACCCTATTTTTGAAGAAGGGGCATCAGGATTATTCCATACTATAATGGACCGTTTTGGACCCAGAGCAGATAGAGGAAATAACATTATAGGAACAAAAGTTGCAGAAGTTATAGGAGGAAAAATTCCAGATTCAAGAATGCTTAATGATAAAGTAATATCATTTATGGGAATAGGAGGTTCTGACTGGGGTACAAGAGTTCAATGTGAACATGCTATGCTAGCTCTCATACCAATGTGGAAAGTTATAGATAATGCTTGGTTCCCATGGGCAAAGGAATTAGTAATGGATGATACAAGGCTTGTTCAAGTTCATCAAATTGGTTTAAATATAGTTGAAGCAGCAAAAGATTTTGAAAAAGCTTCATATCAAGGAGAAGAAGGTGTATGTCCACATTGCCACAATAGATTATTCTACCTTGAGCCAGGTACTAAAAAGGCAATTTGTGCTCTATGTGGTATAGTTGGAGAGTTAGATACTATAAGTGGAAAAACTATATTTAGTTTTCCAGAAGAGCAATTAGGTCATGCTCATGATACTTTACCAGGTAAGTTTATACATGGTGATGATATTAAGAAAATGGAAGGTCATTATGCAGAAGTTCGTAAAACACAAGAATTTAAAGAAAGAAAAACATCTTATAATTTTATAGAGCCATTAACTAAAGAAAAGCAAGCTGGAGTTTCATTAGGATAA
- a CDS encoding LVIVD repeat-containing protein yields MEDKFYAKGNGNNGYIKNLEVCSFNNLDGTCGMFQMALYKRDEKYYLYGCCFGGNKKNGVMISDITDPYNPQFIKHFQMLDPKEYPTTTTPKIQIADDLMIVAMSCGSGPGALVDQAKLANIKCEAGIRIYSLKEDPLNPKFLGYWDCGLKHVMGVHRFMYNGGRYVHLSSDCVGFEGLIYRVIDIINPTNPVEIGKWWRPDQYADGYPNRTFDAGAPHCPEFMDKGWLHGPPFVRDGKAYCGYGGAGLVVLDVEDLTRPRCLGELPFTPAFSSRLAGARTHTALPLPGRDLVVVQNEGERFQFFKPDNITDVQAMNNIHMVDVSDPTKPTLIAQFPYPEVPKDFPYPNFNVAGLGKPGPFGPHNLHEPMDNKPWLEQRGDRVYCCYFHAGLRVYDVSDPYYIKELAYFIPPNPNKTPEESYFPGFPGPRLAVTEDLIVDDRGYIIIDALDDGFYILKMKED; encoded by the coding sequence ATGGAAGATAAATTTTATGCAAAAGGCAACGGAAATAACGGATATATTAAAAATCTTGAAGTTTGTTCCTTTAATAACTTAGATGGAACTTGTGGAATGTTTCAAATGGCTCTGTACAAAAGAGATGAAAAATACTATTTATATGGATGCTGTTTTGGAGGAAATAAAAAAAATGGAGTAATGATTAGCGATATTACAGACCCTTATAATCCACAATTTATAAAACATTTTCAAATGTTAGACCCTAAAGAGTATCCTACAACAACAACTCCCAAAATTCAAATAGCAGATGATTTAATGATAGTAGCAATGAGTTGTGGAAGTGGACCAGGAGCACTTGTTGACCAAGCTAAATTAGCAAATATTAAGTGTGAAGCAGGAATTAGAATATACAGTTTAAAAGAAGACCCTTTAAATCCTAAGTTTTTAGGATATTGGGATTGTGGCTTAAAGCATGTAATGGGTGTTCATAGATTCATGTACAATGGTGGAAGATATGTACATTTATCAAGTGATTGTGTTGGCTTTGAAGGTCTGATTTATAGGGTCATAGATATAATAAATCCTACTAATCCAGTGGAAATAGGTAAATGGTGGAGACCAGACCAATATGCAGATGGATATCCAAATAGAACTTTTGATGCAGGAGCACCTCATTGCCCAGAATTTATGGATAAAGGATGGCTTCATGGACCTCCATTTGTAAGAGACGGAAAAGCATATTGTGGTTATGGAGGAGCTGGTTTAGTTGTATTAGATGTTGAAGATTTAACAAGACCAAGATGCTTAGGTGAATTGCCATTTACGCCTGCATTTTCTAGTAGACTTGCAGGTGCAAGAACTCATACAGCATTACCATTGCCAGGAAGAGATTTAGTCGTTGTTCAAAATGAGGGAGAAAGATTCCAGTTCTTTAAACCAGATAACATTACAGATGTTCAAGCTATGAATAATATACATATGGTTGATGTTAGTGACCCAACAAAACCAACATTAATTGCTCAATTTCCATATCCTGAAGTTCCAAAAGATTTCCCTTATCCTAACTTTAATGTTGCAGGATTAGGAAAACCAGGGCCATTTGGTCCACATAATCTTCATGAACCAATGGATAATAAGCCATGGTTAGAGCAAAGAGGAGATAGAGTATATTGCTGTTATTTCCATGCAGGGCTAAGGGTTTATGATGTATCAGACCCATATTATATCAAAGAGCTAGCATATTTTATACCACCAAATCCAAATAAAACACCAGAAGAATCTTATTTCCCAGGATTCCCAGGACCACGCTTGGCAGTAACAGAAGATCTTATCGTTGATGATAGAGGCTACATCATCATAGATGCTTTAGATGATGGATTCTATATATTAAAAATGAAAGAAGATTAA